A single window of Flagellimonas maritima DNA harbors:
- a CDS encoding ATP-dependent Clp protease adaptor ClpS, with amino-acid sequence MGIKEKVSEELLLEEETVKQNEIVLFNDDVNTFDHVIETLINVCEHTAEQAEQCSLIVHYNGKCTVKTGEYTYLEPKCSKLLQAGLSAEIV; translated from the coding sequence ATGGGAATTAAAGAAAAAGTTTCAGAAGAATTACTTCTTGAAGAAGAAACGGTAAAGCAGAACGAGATTGTCCTTTTTAATGATGATGTAAACACTTTTGACCATGTCATTGAAACCTTGATAAACGTATGCGAACATACTGCAGAGCAAGCGGAACAATGCTCATTGATCGTTCACTACAATGGAAAGTGTACTGTAAAAACAGGGGAATATACCTATTTAGAGCCAAAGTGCTCCAAATTGCTTCAGGCAGGTCTTAGTGCTGAAATAGTATAG
- the prmA gene encoding 50S ribosomal protein L11 methyltransferase: MIYIEYSFSISPKQPATDILIAELGEKGFESFIKSEIGLLAYILKSEWEEDILNDVFILKNPDFQISWSHKEIPQQNWNAEWEKNFHQIKVGDRCMVRAPFHRAENLQYDIIIEPKMSFGTGHHETTHMMLQQILDSNLEGKSVLDMGCGTGVLAILADMKGAKSVDAIDVDEWCFLNSKENVERNNRNHIKVYQGDSSLLVGKKYDVIIANINRNVLLEDISIYSDCLNPDGALFLSGFYLKDLDAISSKCSIHNLQFEKKLEKNNWVSVKYVN; encoded by the coding sequence TTGATTTATATCGAGTACAGCTTCAGTATTTCTCCTAAACAGCCAGCCACTGATATTTTGATCGCTGAATTGGGCGAAAAAGGTTTTGAGAGTTTTATTAAAAGCGAAATTGGACTTTTGGCCTATATTTTAAAATCTGAATGGGAAGAAGATATATTGAATGACGTTTTCATCCTGAAGAATCCTGATTTTCAAATTAGCTGGTCCCATAAGGAAATTCCACAGCAAAACTGGAATGCCGAGTGGGAAAAGAATTTTCACCAAATCAAGGTAGGTGATAGGTGCATGGTAAGAGCACCTTTTCACAGGGCCGAAAATCTACAGTATGACATAATCATCGAACCTAAAATGAGTTTTGGAACAGGGCACCATGAGACCACTCATATGATGCTGCAACAAATTCTTGATTCAAATTTAGAAGGTAAATCGGTTTTGGATATGGGTTGTGGCACAGGAGTTTTGGCAATTCTTGCCGATATGAAAGGAGCCAAATCAGTAGACGCCATTGACGTTGATGAATGGTGTTTTTTGAATTCCAAGGAAAATGTAGAAAGGAATAACCGAAATCATATAAAAGTTTATCAAGGAGATAGTAGTTTGTTGGTAGGAAAAAAATACGATGTTATAATCGCGAACATCAATAGAAATGTTTTACTTGAAGATATTTCCATTTACTCAGATTGTTTAAATCCTGATGGGGCACTTTTTCTAAGTGGTTTTTATTTAAAGGATTTAGATGCAATTTCCTCAAAATGTAGCATTCATAATCTGCAATTTGAAAAAAAATTGGAAAAGAATAATTGGGTTTCCGTAAAATATGTAAATTAG
- the tpiA gene encoding triose-phosphate isomerase: MRTKIVAGNWKMNKNLEETETLLTELSAKLPDTDAEVIVAPTFVNLAAAKESLDSSIIQVAAQNMHYAENGAYTGEISADMLLNIEVDIVILGHSERRSLFGESDGLLNKKVKAALGKGMKVIFCFGEELEDRKSDNHFSVVEHQLKNGLFDLDAKAWGSIILAYEPVWAIGTGETASPEQAQEMHAFIRKTISEAYNNSIADAVSILYGGSVKPSNAEEIFSKPDVDGGLIGGASLKGDDFVSIIKAI; encoded by the coding sequence ATGAGAACCAAAATAGTAGCAGGAAATTGGAAAATGAACAAAAATCTCGAAGAAACCGAGACATTGCTAACAGAATTATCGGCCAAACTACCTGATACAGATGCTGAGGTTATTGTGGCACCGACTTTTGTGAACTTGGCCGCTGCAAAGGAAAGCTTGGATTCATCTATAATACAGGTCGCTGCACAAAATATGCACTATGCTGAAAATGGTGCTTACACCGGTGAGATTTCGGCAGATATGTTATTGAATATTGAAGTTGATATTGTAATTCTAGGCCATTCTGAAAGAAGATCGCTTTTTGGGGAATCTGATGGACTATTGAACAAAAAAGTGAAAGCTGCTTTGGGAAAAGGTATGAAAGTAATTTTCTGTTTCGGTGAAGAGTTGGAAGACAGAAAATCAGACAACCACTTTTCCGTAGTGGAGCATCAATTAAAAAACGGTCTTTTTGATTTGGATGCCAAGGCATGGGGGAGCATTATATTGGCATACGAGCCAGTTTGGGCTATTGGTACCGGTGAGACCGCAAGCCCTGAACAAGCGCAGGAAATGCATGCTTTTATACGGAAAACAATTTCAGAAGCCTATAACAATTCAATCGCGGACGCGGTTTCCATTTTATATGGCGGAAGTGTAAAACCGTCCAACGCCGAGGAGATTTTTTCAAAGCCCGACGTAGACGGCGGTCTTATAGGTGGAGCTTCTCTAAAAGGAGATGACTTTGTAAGTATCATCAAAGCAATCTAA
- a CDS encoding BT_3928 family protein, with the protein MKYLVWISRIFVGILFIVSGLIKLNDPVGFSFKLEEYFSQGVLDLPFLMPFALGVSIFVVIVEVILGVLLLIGVKPKFTLWSLLLMIVFFTFLTFYSAYFNKVTDCGCFGDAIKLTPWESFTKDIILFVLILILFFGRKYILPIFNPKINWIIAGISLFACILFANHVLNHLPSVDFRPYKIGANIQEGMRVPNNAPKAIYEYAWRFKVNGNDKIVVTNGEYPQVDGEFVDVETTEIQEGYEPPIHDFTIEKDGVDLASEILEENKLVMVIAYDLAKSNEKVFSEVAKVAENAKNKGYSVVGMSASSSERAENIKAKFNLDLDFYFTDETTLKTIVRSNPGVLVLEKGTILQKVHYNDLDKLDF; encoded by the coding sequence ATGAAGTATTTGGTATGGATTTCCAGAATTTTTGTTGGTATCTTATTCATTGTAAGCGGACTTATAAAATTGAACGACCCCGTTGGGTTCTCATTTAAACTGGAAGAATATTTTAGCCAGGGCGTATTGGACCTTCCTTTTTTAATGCCTTTTGCTCTGGGTGTTTCTATTTTTGTGGTTATTGTTGAAGTGATTTTAGGAGTACTGTTGCTTATAGGGGTCAAACCAAAATTTACGTTGTGGAGCTTGCTGTTGATGATAGTTTTCTTCACGTTTTTAACTTTTTATTCAGCCTATTTCAACAAAGTAACCGATTGTGGTTGCTTTGGTGATGCCATAAAATTGACCCCATGGGAATCTTTTACAAAAGACATCATTCTTTTCGTGTTGATACTTATTCTGTTTTTTGGGAGAAAGTATATATTGCCAATTTTTAATCCGAAAATCAATTGGATTATCGCTGGTATATCGCTATTTGCTTGTATTTTGTTTGCCAACCATGTACTGAATCATTTGCCTTCGGTAGATTTTAGGCCCTACAAAATTGGCGCGAATATCCAAGAAGGTATGCGCGTACCTAACAATGCGCCAAAAGCTATCTATGAATATGCTTGGCGTTTTAAAGTGAATGGCAACGATAAAATTGTTGTTACCAATGGAGAATATCCGCAAGTTGATGGTGAGTTCGTTGACGTTGAAACTACTGAGATACAAGAGGGATACGAACCTCCAATCCATGATTTTACTATAGAGAAAGATGGTGTGGACCTAGCTTCCGAGATTTTGGAAGAAAATAAATTGGTCATGGTGATAGCCTATGATTTGGCAAAAAGCAATGAAAAAGTTTTTTCAGAAGTTGCCAAAGTAGCGGAAAATGCAAAAAACAAAGGCTATAGCGTAGTGGGAATGTCAGCTTCCAGCTCAGAAAGGGCGGAAAACATAAAAGCAAAGTTCAATCTGGATCTGGATTTTTATTTTACGGATGAAACTACATTGAAAACGATTGTAAGGTCCAATCCAGGGGTATTGGTTTTGGAAAAAGGCACCATTTTACAAAAGGTACATTATAACGATTTGGATAAATTGGATTTCTAG
- a CDS encoding DUF1599 domain-containing protein, which translates to MQQTSQQYDKVIKTCRELFLKKTKDYGTAWRILRLPSLTDQIFIKAQRIRSLQQNEVRKIDEGEQSEFIGIINYSIMALIQLKKGVAEQPDLEADDAIALYDKEVATTKTLMENKNHDYGEAWRDMRVSSLTDLILQKLLRVKQIEDNKGATLVSEGIDANYQDIINYAVFALIHLNEKS; encoded by the coding sequence ATGCAGCAGACTTCCCAACAATATGATAAAGTAATCAAGACCTGCCGAGAATTATTTCTCAAAAAAACAAAGGATTATGGTACGGCTTGGCGAATTTTGAGACTTCCCTCCTTAACGGACCAAATATTTATTAAAGCACAGCGCATACGAAGTTTACAGCAAAACGAAGTACGGAAAATTGATGAAGGGGAGCAATCTGAATTTATCGGGATAATAAATTATTCCATCATGGCATTGATTCAATTGAAAAAAGGAGTTGCCGAACAACCTGATTTGGAGGCGGATGATGCTATTGCACTTTATGACAAAGAGGTCGCCACAACCAAAACCCTCATGGAAAACAAAAACCACGATTATGGCGAAGCATGGCGGGATATGCGAGTAAGCTCATTGACCGATCTAATACTGCAAAAGTTACTTCGGGTAAAACAGATTGAAGATAACAAAGGGGCAACATTGGTAAGCGAGGGAATAGATGCCAATTATCAAGATATTATCAATTATGCAGTATTTGCGTTGATTCATCTAAACGAAAAGTCATGA
- the folP gene encoding dihydropteroate synthase — MTINCRGTLIDLSTPKVMGILNLTPDSFYDGGKYSGEQAILGQVEKMLNDGVTFIDIGAYSSRPGANHVPEAEELKRLLPILQSILKNFPDALISIDTFRSKVASESLQLGAAIINDISAANLDVEMLNVIAQHQVPYIMMHLKGTPQSMQKRVVYDDLLKDLLFFFSEKINNATSKKINDIIIDPGFGFAKTTAQNYILLNHLDLFQTFKVPILIGLSRKSMVYKILRSTPKEALNGTTALHTIALLKGANILRVHDVKEAHECIKLINELKANGL; from the coding sequence ATGACCATAAACTGTAGAGGAACTTTAATCGACCTAAGTACCCCAAAAGTCATGGGAATCCTTAATCTTACCCCTGATTCTTTTTATGATGGTGGAAAGTATAGCGGGGAGCAAGCTATTCTTGGTCAGGTTGAAAAAATGCTCAATGATGGCGTTACTTTTATCGATATAGGTGCCTATAGCTCCAGGCCCGGTGCCAATCATGTACCTGAAGCCGAAGAACTTAAACGATTGCTGCCCATACTGCAATCGATACTCAAAAATTTCCCTGATGCCTTAATCTCCATAGATACATTTAGGAGCAAAGTTGCTTCGGAAAGCCTACAACTTGGTGCTGCAATCATCAATGATATTTCTGCTGCAAATCTGGATGTTGAAATGTTGAATGTAATTGCGCAACACCAAGTTCCTTACATAATGATGCATTTAAAGGGTACGCCACAATCCATGCAAAAAAGAGTGGTTTATGATGATTTGCTAAAAGACCTTTTATTCTTTTTTTCAGAAAAAATAAACAACGCTACGTCAAAAAAAATCAATGATATCATAATTGACCCTGGATTCGGTTTTGCCAAAACAACGGCACAGAACTACATTCTTTTAAATCACCTAGATCTTTTCCAAACTTTTAAAGTTCCTATTCTAATTGGTCTGAGTAGAAAATCCATGGTATATAAAATTTTACGGTCAACTCCAAAAGAAGCACTAAACGGAACTACTGCACTACATACGATAGCTTTGTTGAAAGGAGCCAATATTTTAAGGGTACACGACGTTAAAGAAGCACACGAGTGCATAAAACTCATAAACGAATTGAAAGCAAACGGTCTGTAA
- a CDS encoding diadenylate cyclase: protein MDFLNFLDFKITDVIDIVLVAALLYYIYKLVKGTVAINIFIGIVIVWALWKLTELLQMEMISSMVGGFMNIGLIALIIVFQQEIRKFLLMVGSTNFASKRNFIRHFKFLRHEAMPTDTDVTAIIGACEKMGATKTGAIIVIERANSLDFVRSSGDTMNIEITQPIIESIFYKNSPLHDGAAIVQDNYITATRVILPVSNERNIPLRYGLRHRAAVGITEKTDAICLVVSEETGIISYIKNGEFVPYKNPEELINFIKKDLE from the coding sequence TTGGATTTCCTGAATTTTCTTGATTTTAAGATTACAGATGTCATAGACATTGTTCTTGTAGCCGCACTACTCTACTATATCTATAAATTGGTCAAAGGCACTGTTGCCATCAATATATTTATTGGTATTGTTATCGTCTGGGCTCTATGGAAACTCACAGAGCTTTTACAGATGGAAATGATCAGCAGTATGGTAGGAGGGTTCATGAACATTGGATTGATTGCACTGATTATTGTTTTTCAACAAGAAATAAGAAAGTTTTTGTTAATGGTGGGTTCTACCAATTTTGCCTCCAAACGAAATTTTATCCGCCATTTTAAGTTTTTAAGACATGAAGCAATGCCCACGGACACAGATGTTACGGCGATTATTGGGGCATGCGAGAAAATGGGCGCAACCAAAACTGGAGCCATCATTGTTATTGAACGGGCCAACTCCCTGGATTTTGTAAGATCTTCCGGGGATACCATGAACATTGAAATAACCCAGCCCATTATAGAAAGTATTTTTTACAAGAACAGTCCTTTGCATGATGGTGCCGCCATTGTCCAAGATAATTATATAACCGCTACAAGGGTCATCTTACCGGTTTCCAATGAAAGGAACATTCCGTTACGTTATGGCCTAAGACATAGAGCAGCGGTTGGTATAACCGAAAAAACTGATGCCATCTGCTTGGTCGTCAGTGAAGAGACCGGAATAATTTCCTATATAAAGAACGGAGAGTTTGTTCCCTATAAAAATCCTGAGGAACTGATCAATTTTATCAAAAAGGATTTGGAATAA
- a CDS encoding DUF3667 domain-containing protein, whose amino-acid sequence MACKNCNESLRTDYSFCPSCGAKVIKKRISLKSVWQDLSYQVFNLDNTFLKTFRHLFSNPDVVIGCYISGTRKKYMNPVSYFAIAITLSGLLFFILRDVYHVNLTKSSFSDKQTANLDFIFDYQGLLSYVIMPIYALMTWLLFIDRRKFNYTEHLVANAYIIGQTSFVQVLLCIPLFGLFDITYDIFNWLFLVVTIIYQFYIFGKLHQTAFLSTFFRAFIYLILFIFIMMAIGILIITAALLVGYVNLEDFAPK is encoded by the coding sequence ATGGCCTGTAAGAATTGCAACGAATCCCTACGGACAGATTACAGTTTTTGCCCAAGTTGTGGAGCAAAAGTTATTAAAAAGCGAATATCCCTAAAAAGTGTCTGGCAAGATTTAAGCTACCAGGTATTTAATTTGGACAATACTTTTTTAAAAACTTTTCGCCATTTATTTTCAAACCCGGATGTCGTGATTGGATGTTATATTTCAGGGACCCGTAAAAAATACATGAACCCCGTAAGTTATTTTGCTATTGCGATAACACTCTCGGGACTCTTGTTTTTTATTCTCAGAGATGTCTATCACGTTAACCTTACAAAGAGTAGTTTTTCGGACAAGCAAACGGCAAATCTAGATTTTATTTTTGATTATCAAGGTTTACTATCGTATGTCATTATGCCTATTTACGCTTTAATGACATGGCTTCTGTTTATTGATAGGAGGAAATTTAATTATACGGAACACTTGGTGGCGAATGCATATATAATTGGGCAAACTTCGTTTGTTCAAGTCCTGCTTTGTATTCCTTTATTTGGACTTTTTGATATAACCTATGATATTTTTAATTGGTTGTTTTTAGTGGTCACCATCATATACCAATTTTACATTTTTGGAAAATTGCATCAAACGGCATTTTTGAGCACTTTCTTTAGAGCGTTTATTTACTTAATATTATTTATTTTTATAATGATGGCAATAGGGATATTAATCATAACAGCTGCGCTATTGGTAGGTTATGTTAATCTCGAGGATTTCGCACCGAAATAG
- a CDS encoding ABC transporter ATP-binding protein, producing MSKKDETGTAFDLGLFKRVFAHTKPYKTIFWVVAIVAIFSAAFAVLTPILVRDIINQALSNRDSDQLVIVVLAMLGALFGQVICQLSFNYYANLLGESVIKDIRIKLFKKMMGFKMTYFDNSSIGVLVTRAVADMQRIGEIFSQGFFVIVADLLKMVSGAAVMIFINWKLAFIVFAILPVILIATRLFQKAMKIAFIEVRAQVSNLNSFVQERLAGMKIVQLFNREEIEKEKFRIINEKHQNAWLKTVWYNSIFFPIAEISYSIGIGLVVYFGVIQNIENTALNDTGSIFAFFFLMDLLFRPLRQIADKFNTLQMGMVAAGRVFKILDIKSHIPDTGTLEKDKVKGTIEFSNVHFGYIADEEVLHGISFKVEEGQTVAIVGATGAGKSTIINLLNRFYEIDSGDILIDGVNIRDYTLQSLRSHIAVVLQDVFLFADSIANNISLREESVTVAEIEAAAKQIGVHEFISSLPGGYQYNVKERGTMLSSGQRQLIAFLRAYVSNPSILILDEATSSVDTYSEQLIQQATDKVTEGRTSIIIAHRLATIKKADKIMVMDAGQIVETGTHQELLKKGGYYSNLYEAQFLAEEVA from the coding sequence ATGAGTAAAAAAGATGAAACCGGAACAGCTTTTGATCTAGGATTGTTCAAGAGGGTCTTTGCACATACAAAACCATACAAGACCATTTTTTGGGTAGTTGCCATTGTTGCCATATTTTCTGCGGCTTTTGCAGTTTTAACGCCTATATTGGTAAGGGATATCATCAATCAAGCACTATCAAATAGAGACAGTGACCAATTGGTCATTGTGGTTTTGGCCATGTTGGGTGCGCTGTTCGGACAGGTCATTTGTCAACTTTCCTTTAATTATTATGCCAATCTTTTGGGAGAATCCGTAATCAAGGATATCCGTATCAAGCTTTTTAAAAAGATGATGGGCTTTAAAATGACCTATTTTGATAATTCATCTATTGGGGTTCTTGTAACAAGGGCCGTAGCAGACATGCAACGTATCGGTGAGATATTTAGTCAAGGTTTTTTTGTAATTGTTGCAGATTTATTAAAAATGGTTTCAGGTGCAGCAGTGATGATTTTCATCAATTGGAAATTGGCCTTTATCGTTTTTGCTATTTTACCTGTTATTTTGATTGCCACGCGCTTGTTTCAGAAAGCTATGAAAATTGCTTTTATTGAAGTTAGGGCACAGGTTTCCAATTTAAATTCGTTTGTTCAGGAACGTCTGGCAGGTATGAAGATAGTTCAGCTTTTCAATAGGGAAGAAATTGAAAAGGAGAAATTCAGGATAATTAATGAGAAACATCAAAATGCGTGGTTAAAGACGGTTTGGTACAACTCAATCTTTTTCCCTATTGCAGAGATTTCTTATTCCATTGGTATTGGTTTGGTAGTTTATTTTGGTGTGATTCAGAATATTGAGAACACAGCCTTGAACGATACAGGTTCCATCTTTGCATTTTTCTTCTTGATGGATTTACTGTTTCGTCCATTGCGCCAGATTGCCGATAAGTTCAATACATTGCAAATGGGAATGGTGGCAGCAGGAAGGGTGTTCAAGATTTTGGACATTAAGAGTCATATTCCGGATACAGGAACTTTGGAGAAAGACAAGGTGAAAGGCACTATTGAATTTTCAAATGTCCACTTTGGCTATATTGCGGACGAGGAAGTGCTTCATGGTATTTCTTTTAAGGTCGAAGAGGGGCAAACAGTTGCTATCGTAGGTGCAACAGGTGCGGGGAAATCTACGATAATCAATTTATTGAATCGTTTTTATGAAATAGATTCAGGGGATATCTTAATTGACGGGGTCAATATTCGTGATTACACTTTACAATCGCTTCGATCCCATATCGCAGTGGTATTACAGGATGTCTTTCTCTTTGCAGATTCAATAGCCAATAATATTTCACTTCGTGAAGAATCTGTCACTGTGGCGGAAATTGAAGCTGCGGCCAAACAGATCGGCGTCCATGAATTTATTTCGAGCTTACCTGGCGGTTACCAATATAATGTAAAAGAACGCGGAACCATGCTCTCCAGTGGACAACGGCAACTGATTGCTTTTTTAAGAGCTTATGTGAGCAATCCAAGCATTTTAATTTTGGACGAAGCCACTTCTTCGGTCGATACCTATTCGGAACAATTGATACAGCAAGCTACGGACAAGGTTACCGAAGGCAGAACTTCTATCATTATAGCACACCGTCTGGCAACCATTAAAAAAGCAGATAAAATTATGGTTATGGATGCCGGGCAAATTGTTGAAACCGGAACGCACCAAGAACTACTCAAAAAAGGAGGATATTATAGTAATTTGTACGAGGCCCAGTTTCTAGCGGAAGAAGTTGCTTAG
- the truA gene encoding tRNA pseudouridine(38-40) synthase TruA, whose amino-acid sequence MRYFIRFSYFGKAYHGWQNQPNAITVQEVLEKALSTLLRQKIEIIGAGRTDAGVHAKEMYAHFDFDTITDREALIYRLNAFLPEDISVKEIECVKADAHARFDAIERIYQYWVIQEKNPFYSDFAHFVRQPIDINAMNTSASFLMDHTDFESFSKSNTDVRTFNCSIKRAVWTKEEDKLVFTITADRFLRNMVRAIVGTLLNVGVGKMKPEDINTIIKNKDRGEAGVSVPAKGLYLTGILYPKQLFDE is encoded by the coding sequence TTGAGATATTTTATCCGATTTTCCTATTTCGGAAAAGCTTACCATGGATGGCAGAACCAACCCAACGCTATTACAGTTCAAGAAGTACTGGAGAAAGCGCTGTCTACCCTATTGCGCCAAAAAATTGAAATAATCGGTGCAGGAAGAACGGATGCAGGGGTTCATGCAAAGGAAATGTACGCCCATTTTGATTTTGATACAATTACGGATAGGGAAGCCCTTATTTATCGACTTAACGCTTTTCTTCCCGAAGATATATCCGTTAAGGAAATTGAATGCGTTAAAGCAGATGCCCATGCACGTTTTGATGCCATTGAACGAATATATCAATATTGGGTGATTCAGGAAAAAAACCCGTTCTATTCAGATTTTGCCCATTTTGTGAGACAGCCGATAGATATTAATGCCATGAATACATCAGCATCATTTTTGATGGACCATACTGATTTTGAATCTTTTTCCAAATCCAATACCGATGTCAGAACATTCAATTGTTCCATTAAAAGAGCCGTTTGGACCAAAGAAGAAGATAAGCTGGTCTTTACAATTACTGCAGATAGGTTTCTTCGCAATATGGTAAGGGCAATTGTAGGTACATTGCTCAATGTAGGTGTTGGTAAAATGAAACCAGAAGATATCAATACGATTATCAAAAATAAGGATAGGGGAGAAGCTGGAGTTTCTGTACCCGCAAAAGGATTATATTTGACTGGAATATTATATCCCAAACAACTTTTTGATGAGTAA
- a CDS encoding metallophosphoesterase family protein, producing MTKILLLSDTHGHMDDTILKYASQADEIWHAGDIGSLSVTDQLQAIKPLRGVYGNIDDHIIQKEFPENNRFFCEDVDVWITHIGGYPTKYNIRVREDIQRKPPKLFICGHSHILKVMNDKKLGLLHMNPGACGKHGFHHVRTMLRFVIDGEKISDLEVIEIGKS from the coding sequence ATGACCAAAATTCTGTTGCTTTCGGACACCCATGGACATATGGATGATACAATATTAAAGTATGCTTCACAAGCAGACGAAATTTGGCATGCAGGGGATATTGGAAGCCTTAGTGTCACAGACCAGTTACAAGCAATCAAGCCGCTCCGTGGAGTGTACGGAAATATTGATGACCACATTATTCAAAAAGAGTTTCCTGAAAACAATCGCTTTTTTTGTGAAGATGTTGATGTTTGGATAACCCATATAGGCGGGTATCCCACCAAATACAACATTCGTGTAAGAGAAGACATTCAGCGAAAACCACCAAAACTTTTTATCTGCGGCCACTCCCATATTTTAAAGGTCATGAACGATAAAAAATTGGGGCTGCTACATATGAATCCTGGGGCATGTGGAAAGCATGGATTCCATCATGTACGTACCATGTTGCGATTTGTGATAGATGGGGAAAAGATTTCTGATTTAGAAGTAATAGAAATAGGTAAGTCATAA
- a CDS encoding MBL fold metallo-hydrolase, with protein MKKYCIIPVLLILACSHKPKIEKSDVSSPILDDVKVSLYILGTVQDGGSPHIGCKKNCCSSLFEKPDSDRKVVSLGIVDHQNNKTYLFEATPDITSQLKLLKEFSNKYNETPDGIFLTHAHIGHYTGLMYLGREALGSERVPVYAMPKMREFLNNNGPWNQLVQLKNIVLKEIDHQKNISLTKNLSVAPFLVPHRDEYSETVGYKITGPTKSVLFIPDIDKWSKWEKNIIEEIKRVDYAFLDATFFDGAEIDNRDISEIPHPFIIESMKLFKDLPVAEKKKIHFIHFNHTNPLLDLDSEQSKAVLEKHFNIAAFKQVITL; from the coding sequence ATGAAGAAATATTGCATAATTCCTGTTCTTTTAATTTTGGCATGTTCCCATAAACCAAAGATTGAAAAAAGCGATGTTTCAAGTCCTATTTTAGACGATGTGAAAGTTTCCTTATATATTTTAGGGACTGTACAAGATGGTGGAAGCCCACATATAGGTTGTAAAAAAAATTGCTGTTCTTCCCTTTTTGAAAAACCTGATTCCGATCGTAAGGTAGTAAGTCTTGGTATTGTAGACCACCAGAATAATAAAACCTATTTATTTGAGGCTACGCCTGATATTACCTCACAATTAAAATTATTGAAGGAATTCTCCAATAAATACAATGAAACCCCAGATGGTATTTTTTTGACGCATGCCCATATAGGGCACTATACGGGACTAATGTACTTAGGGCGTGAAGCCTTGGGTTCTGAAAGGGTGCCTGTTTACGCCATGCCCAAAATGAGGGAATTTCTCAATAATAATGGGCCTTGGAATCAGTTGGTGCAATTGAAAAATATTGTTTTAAAGGAAATAGATCACCAAAAAAACATATCGCTTACAAAAAACCTAAGTGTTGCACCATTTTTGGTACCGCATAGGGATGAATACTCAGAAACTGTTGGTTACAAAATAACCGGTCCCACAAAATCTGTTCTGTTCATTCCGGATATTGATAAATGGTCCAAATGGGAGAAAAATATTATTGAAGAAATAAAGCGCGTGGACTATGCTTTTTTGGATGCCACCTTTTTTGATGGTGCTGAAATCGATAACAGGGATATCTCTGAAATTCCACATCCATTTATTATCGAAAGCATGAAACTATTCAAGGATTTGCCTGTTGCAGAAAAGAAGAAAATCCATTTCATCCATTTTAACCATACCAATCCATTACTTGATTTGGACAGCGAGCAATCAAAGGCAGTACTGGAAAAACATTTTAATATTGCTGCTTTTAAACAAGTTATAACCCTGTAG
- a CDS encoding DUF4293 domain-containing protein → MIQRIQTLYLVIVGLVAGILPFLFNLWIDGKGIEFFAQNELWISIAFYVSAVLAVISILMYKNRQNQFVVNRLNMILNLFLLGFFVYRSLSLSGEAMVSEKGIGMLIPVFSIVFLVLANRAIKKDEDLVKSVDRLR, encoded by the coding sequence ATGATTCAACGAATTCAGACACTATATTTGGTAATTGTGGGCTTAGTTGCCGGCATATTGCCATTTCTCTTCAACTTATGGATTGACGGGAAAGGAATTGAATTTTTTGCCCAGAACGAACTGTGGATCAGTATAGCCTTCTATGTTTCCGCTGTTCTTGCAGTGATTTCGATTCTTATGTACAAAAACAGACAAAATCAATTTGTGGTGAACAGATTGAATATGATATTGAATCTTTTTTTACTAGGATTTTTCGTTTACCGATCGCTAAGCTTATCTGGAGAGGCCATGGTCTCAGAGAAGGGTATTGGGATGCTGATTCCTGTATTTTCTATCGTTTTTCTAGTTCTGGCCAATAGAGCTATTAAAAAGGATGAAGATCTTGTAAAATCTGTTGATCGTTTGCGTTAA